One Burkholderia sp. PAMC 26561 genomic window carries:
- a CDS encoding DUF2092 domain-containing protein, which translates to MPSRKFEPARVALAVACIAYGMGATNAIAQSSPQPASGTATTVQPERQQKALDALGAMSQYLRSLSRFEVSASTATDAVLDSGQTVAFLHETDVKVQRPNRMRADITGSRGEKGLVYDGRHFTIYDTTPGYYSTNPAPPTNDELVRELASTYNIDTPLADLFYWGDGKVDDSTLTSALFIGLERVDTRWCNHYAYQQSGADWEIWIQSGSRPLPCRMATIDTSQSAHPRHVVTYHWKINPEFPASTFTFRPAANAKAIELKPAVRTPFEGSE; encoded by the coding sequence GTGCCAAGCCGTAAGTTTGAACCCGCGCGCGTCGCGCTTGCCGTCGCGTGCATCGCGTACGGTATGGGCGCGACAAACGCAATAGCGCAGTCCAGTCCGCAGCCGGCCAGCGGCACGGCAACGACCGTGCAGCCCGAGCGCCAGCAAAAAGCCCTCGATGCATTAGGCGCAATGTCGCAATACCTGCGCTCGCTCAGCCGCTTCGAGGTCTCGGCATCGACCGCAACCGATGCCGTTCTCGACAGCGGCCAGACCGTCGCGTTTCTTCACGAAACCGATGTCAAGGTTCAGCGCCCGAACCGCATGAGGGCGGACATCACGGGCAGCCGTGGCGAGAAGGGACTCGTCTACGACGGTCGCCATTTCACGATCTACGACACGACGCCGGGCTATTACTCGACCAACCCCGCGCCTCCGACAAACGACGAACTCGTGCGCGAGTTGGCGAGCACCTACAACATCGATACACCGCTTGCCGACTTGTTCTACTGGGGCGACGGCAAGGTCGACGACTCCACGCTGACATCCGCGTTGTTCATTGGGCTCGAGCGCGTCGATACACGCTGGTGCAACCACTATGCCTATCAGCAAAGCGGCGCCGACTGGGAAATATGGATCCAGAGCGGCTCGCGTCCGTTGCCATGCCGCATGGCGACCATCGATACATCGCAGAGTGCGCATCCGCGGCACGTCGTGACTTATCACTGGAAGATCAATCCGGAATTCCCGGCATCGACCTTTACTTTCCGGCCGGCGGCAAACGCGAAGGCTATTGAACTCAAGCCTGCTGTGCGCACGCCGTTTGAGGGGAGTGAATGA
- a CDS encoding TolC family protein translates to MHSSITVPVFRHGRKRALAFLLLLGGVKAFAQETPLTLDAALQSATDRSASMQAAQSSVRASSQGVIRAGQLPDPTLKAGIDNLPVNGSQGFTIGQDFMTMRRVGIEQEWVSPEKRRLRTALANQEVDRERSGYLAQLVNVREQTATAWLNAAYAKQSLLLQQELVDHMVHELAATQASYRGAKASAADVTQAQFMLAQTRDQLLKAQQVLQTALIGLSRWTAAPISDISGDPPAPTSVVASLPPDELKRVEPALISASSEIAVADADTAVAQSNRNPNWTWEVSYQQRGGQYSNMVSVGVSIPIPLNRRDRQDRDTAEKSELGTKARLMYEDARRQVDADIRTLSATLASGRDRVANLNTSLVPAADQRSQLSTAAYRAGTGSLADTFAAKRALLDARLQVLDLQRDVSLTWAQLEYQIVPPSMTYGQ, encoded by the coding sequence ATGCATTCATCTATTACCGTGCCGGTATTCCGGCATGGGCGTAAGCGCGCGCTCGCTTTTCTTCTATTGCTTGGCGGCGTCAAAGCCTTTGCCCAGGAAACGCCTTTGACGCTCGATGCAGCACTGCAATCGGCGACCGATCGATCTGCTTCCATGCAGGCCGCGCAGTCATCGGTCCGTGCAAGTTCACAAGGCGTCATCCGGGCTGGTCAGTTACCCGATCCGACGCTCAAGGCCGGTATCGACAACTTGCCTGTGAATGGGTCGCAAGGCTTCACCATCGGGCAGGACTTCATGACGATGCGGCGTGTTGGCATCGAACAGGAATGGGTGTCGCCTGAGAAGAGGCGTTTGCGTACGGCGCTTGCCAATCAGGAAGTCGATCGCGAACGCTCCGGCTATCTCGCGCAACTGGTGAATGTGCGCGAGCAGACGGCGACCGCATGGCTCAACGCGGCTTACGCAAAGCAGTCGTTGTTGTTGCAGCAAGAACTTGTCGATCACATGGTGCACGAGTTGGCCGCGACGCAGGCGTCGTATCGAGGCGCAAAAGCGAGCGCCGCCGACGTCACGCAAGCGCAGTTCATGCTCGCGCAAACACGCGACCAATTGCTGAAGGCGCAGCAAGTGTTGCAGACGGCGCTTATCGGTTTGTCGCGATGGACGGCGGCGCCCATCAGCGATATTTCCGGCGATCCGCCCGCGCCAACGTCGGTCGTTGCGTCGCTGCCACCGGATGAATTGAAGCGTGTCGAACCTGCGTTGATCAGCGCATCGTCGGAAATCGCCGTTGCCGATGCCGACACCGCCGTCGCGCAGAGCAACCGCAATCCGAACTGGACGTGGGAAGTCTCGTATCAGCAGCGCGGCGGCCAGTACTCGAACATGGTGTCAGTGGGCGTCAGCATTCCGATCCCGCTCAACCGGCGCGACCGCCAGGACCGCGATACCGCCGAGAAATCCGAACTCGGCACCAAGGCGCGTCTCATGTATGAAGATGCTCGACGACAAGTCGATGCCGACATCCGCACCCTCTCCGCCACGCTCGCAAGCGGACGCGATCGCGTCGCCAACTTGAACACGTCGCTCGTGCCGGCCGCGGATCAACGCTCGCAGTTATCGACCGCGGCTTATCGAGCCGGAACAGGGTCGCTCGCTGACACCTTCGCCGCGAAACGCGCGTTGCTCGATGCACGCCTGCAAGTGCTCGATCTTCAACGCGATGTATCGCTCACCTGGGCGCAGCTCGAGTATCAGATCGTGCCGCCATCGATGACCTACGGACAGTGA
- a CDS encoding efflux RND transporter periplasmic adaptor subunit codes for MNKKTITRAVLAVFAAAALLAAGYVAGTHRAKDDTPAKEANAGRKVLYWHDPMSPNQHFDKPGKSPFMDMQLEPVFADEGGASTGIKIDSGLQQNLGIRYATARRVDVSTSFDAVGTTQFDESLADVIQSRVTGYIDRLYANAPMQRISKGAPVASLFVPDWLAPQEEYLALKRSGMDDSMLAASRARMRALSIPDGVVASLDRTGKAQTHVTLTAPSNGVVSELDVRDGAMVAPGQTLAKIAGLNPLWLVVEVPEAMALQVKPGMSVDAVFAGDAAQHFTGHIREILPGITAGSRTLQARLSIDNKDLKLTPGMLMRARIGGAAKASRLVVPSESVITTGSRSVVIVKQGDGRLQPVTVTTGIDTGGDTEVLNGLNEGEEVVASGQFLIDSEASLKSVLPRLAPAVQTYETTGKVEAVTGHDITLSHQPVAALGWGAMTMSFGKPSPTAFADVKPGETVHFAFRQSDDGYQLTKVDRMEAGK; via the coding sequence ATGAACAAAAAAACCATCACGCGCGCTGTCCTTGCCGTGTTCGCGGCGGCCGCGTTGCTTGCGGCGGGTTACGTTGCAGGGACGCATCGCGCCAAAGACGACACGCCCGCGAAGGAAGCCAATGCCGGCCGCAAGGTGCTTTATTGGCACGACCCGATGTCGCCGAACCAGCACTTCGATAAACCCGGCAAGTCGCCCTTCATGGACATGCAGCTAGAGCCTGTTTTCGCGGACGAAGGCGGTGCTTCGACAGGCATCAAGATCGATTCGGGCCTTCAGCAAAACCTTGGCATTCGATACGCAACCGCTCGCCGAGTCGATGTATCGACGAGCTTCGATGCAGTAGGAACAACGCAGTTCGATGAATCCCTCGCCGACGTCATTCAGTCGCGCGTGACGGGTTACATCGACCGGTTGTATGCGAACGCGCCGATGCAGCGCATCAGCAAGGGCGCGCCGGTTGCGTCGCTGTTCGTGCCTGACTGGCTCGCGCCGCAAGAGGAATATCTGGCGTTGAAACGCAGCGGCATGGACGATTCGATGCTCGCGGCATCGCGTGCACGCATGCGGGCGTTGTCGATTCCCGATGGCGTGGTCGCGAGCCTCGATCGCACCGGCAAGGCACAGACGCACGTCACGTTGACGGCGCCGTCGAATGGCGTGGTGAGCGAACTCGACGTACGCGATGGCGCGATGGTCGCACCCGGCCAGACGCTCGCCAAGATCGCGGGCTTGAATCCGCTGTGGCTCGTGGTGGAAGTGCCGGAAGCAATGGCGCTGCAAGTCAAACCCGGCATGAGCGTGGATGCCGTGTTCGCGGGCGATGCCGCGCAGCATTTCACCGGTCACATCCGCGAGATCCTGCCCGGCATCACTGCAGGAAGCCGCACGTTGCAGGCGCGCCTTTCGATCGACAACAAAGACCTGAAGCTCACCCCCGGCATGTTGATGCGCGCGCGCATCGGCGGCGCAGCCAAGGCATCGCGGCTTGTCGTGCCTTCGGAATCGGTTATCACAACAGGGAGTCGCTCAGTCGTGATCGTCAAGCAAGGCGATGGCCGTCTGCAACCCGTCACGGTCACAACGGGGATCGATACCGGCGGCGATACCGAAGTGCTCAACGGCTTGAACGAAGGCGAGGAAGTCGTCGCATCGGGCCAGTTCCTGATCGATTCCGAGGCGAGCTTGAAGTCGGTCTTGCCAAGGCTTGCGCCTGCGGTTCAAACCTACGAAACCACCGGCAAGGTCGAAGCCGTGACTGGCCACGACATCACGTTGTCGCATCAGCCCGTAGCTGCATTGGGATGGGGCGCGATGACCATGAGCTTCGGCAAACCGTCGCCCACCGCGTTCGCCGATGTCAAACCCGGCGAGACCGTGCACTTCGCGTTCAGGCAATCCGACGATGGCTACCAACTCACCAAGGTGGATCGCATGGAGGCCGGAAAATGA
- a CDS encoding SphA family protein, whose translation METSIRQARKRSGLRKDISAVVCAAVTLSVPVASRATEGGIGRPITGMQVMPYAGIVLPSSDWIFSITTIYYEGSLGTSRSIPVAGTVTAGLNYHVSYTLLNAVKTWGVTLGGWNFATQFGVPFQWTSASSFNGRLPNDKATQFADILFTPVVAGYHLTKTDHIALSVQMYAPSGAYSTSRLANAGQNTWTFIPTVAYTKLLPEHNIELSANYGINFYTPNDKTHYHNAPISVLDLLALKRFTSGWGVGVVGGWIQQISDDSGGLADVIGGAKGHSVGLGPMVTYAGKVSGTPVSASLRWVNEFEVLNRPKGNAVELSISATFQ comes from the coding sequence ATGGAGACGTCGATCAGGCAGGCACGCAAACGCAGCGGCCTGCGCAAGGACATTAGTGCAGTCGTGTGCGCCGCCGTGACACTCTCTGTTCCCGTCGCCAGCCGAGCAACGGAGGGCGGGATCGGACGGCCGATTACGGGCATGCAGGTGATGCCTTATGCGGGCATCGTGCTGCCTTCGTCGGACTGGATTTTTTCCATCACAACGATCTACTACGAAGGCTCGCTCGGAACGAGCAGGAGCATCCCGGTTGCGGGAACGGTAACAGCGGGTCTCAACTATCACGTCTCGTACACCTTGTTGAACGCGGTGAAGACGTGGGGCGTAACGCTTGGCGGATGGAACTTCGCCACGCAGTTCGGCGTGCCGTTCCAGTGGACATCGGCGTCGTCATTCAACGGCCGGCTGCCGAACGACAAGGCCACGCAATTCGCCGACATCCTGTTCACGCCGGTCGTGGCGGGTTATCACCTGACGAAGACCGACCATATTGCGTTGAGCGTCCAGATGTACGCGCCTAGCGGCGCCTATAGCACCAGCCGGCTTGCGAATGCCGGACAGAACACGTGGACGTTTATTCCAACCGTTGCTTATACGAAGCTCTTGCCGGAGCACAACATTGAGCTTTCAGCGAACTACGGCATCAACTTCTATACACCTAACGATAAAACTCACTATCACAACGCACCAATCAGCGTGCTCGACCTGCTCGCCCTCAAGCGTTTCACAAGCGGTTGGGGCGTGGGTGTGGTCGGCGGATGGATCCAGCAGATCAGCGATGACAGCGGTGGTCTCGCCGACGTCATTGGAGGTGCGAAGGGCCATTCCGTTGGTCTCGGACCGATGGTCACGTACGCAGGAAAAGTGAGCGGCACGCCGGTATCGGCGTCGCTCAGATGGGTGAACGAATTCGAAGTGCTCAACCGGCCGAAGGGCAATGCGGTCGAGCTTTCGATCAGCGCTACTTTTCAGTAA
- a CDS encoding glycine zipper domain-containing protein, with amino-acid sequence MKVSNLAIAAALAVATHAALAQKPAVYPAHGQSPAKQSQDDGACYAWAKQNTGIDPAIVAGTPPPPQGPTGARVGGAARGAAAGALIGDVNHNDAGHGAAVGATAGAVAGGVRSRRQHAAQAQNAQASQQAEMSTYWRSYSACMQGRGYTVQ; translated from the coding sequence ATGAAAGTATCAAATCTAGCAATCGCAGCCGCGCTTGCCGTAGCCACTCATGCAGCGCTTGCCCAGAAACCCGCCGTTTATCCGGCGCACGGGCAAAGCCCGGCAAAGCAGTCGCAGGACGACGGCGCGTGTTACGCGTGGGCGAAGCAGAACACCGGTATTGATCCTGCCATTGTTGCAGGAACGCCTCCACCGCCGCAAGGGCCGACCGGCGCGCGAGTTGGCGGCGCCGCGCGAGGTGCTGCGGCAGGTGCGCTTATTGGTGACGTCAATCATAACGATGCCGGCCACGGCGCAGCAGTGGGCGCCACGGCCGGCGCGGTGGCCGGCGGTGTGCGAAGCCGGCGGCAGCATGCAGCACAGGCACAGAACGCGCAGGCGAGTCAGCAGGCTGAAATGAGCACCTACTGGCGCTCGTACTCGGCATGCATGCAGGGACGCGGCTATACGGTCCAGTAG
- a CDS encoding helix-turn-helix domain-containing protein, whose translation MLSQPENLPSVMRRMTAGQMLLDGASVDRVAEELHLSLATVRRYKALIDAGGLDALRQLGVGGRTSVLDQRALEWISAALQGSARTHGFDSDAWTNARLRSLIETQFGVRYSRVYVWQIATNLGLGHLLSKSRR comes from the coding sequence ATGCTTTCTCAGCCCGAAAACCTGCCCAGCGTAATGCGCCGGATGACCGCGGGACAGATGCTGCTCGACGGCGCATCGGTTGACCGCGTGGCCGAAGAGCTTCACCTGTCGCTCGCGACGGTCAGGCGCTACAAGGCGCTCATCGACGCAGGCGGCCTCGATGCCTTGCGGCAACTCGGCGTGGGCGGACGCACCTCGGTACTGGACCAGCGCGCGCTCGAATGGATATCGGCGGCGTTGCAGGGCTCGGCTAGAACCCACGGCTTCGACAGCGACGCATGGACCAATGCGCGGCTGCGGTCGTTGATCGAAACGCAATTCGGCGTGCGTTATTCGCGCGTATACGTCTGGCAAATCGCCACCAATCTCGGCCTCGGTCATCTGTTGTCGAAGTCTCGCCGGTAA
- a CDS encoding efflux RND transporter permease subunit: protein MIERLIRWSITNRFLVLLATLLITGWGMYSVTQTPLDALPDLSDTQVIIKASYPGKAPQVVEDQVTYPLTTTLLGVPGAKTIRAYSSFGDAFVYVLFDDKTDQYWARSRVLEYLNQVQSRLPQGAAVSLGPDATGVGWVYEYALIDKTGKHDLGQLRALNDWFLKFELKAVPDVSEVASIGGMVRQYQVVLDPDKLRAYGITQETVTDALKKANQESGGSVIELAESEYMVRSSGYLHSLDDFRNVVLRTSDSGTPVLLGDVARIQIGPEMRRGIAELNGEGEVAGGVIVMRSGKNALTTIDAVKAKLDTLRKSLPAGVEVVTTYDRSKLIERAVDNLRDKLIEEFVIVGLVCALFLFHLRSAFVAILSLPLGVLAAFIVMRYQGVNANLMSLGGIAIAIGAMIDAAIVMIENAHKHLEAHEHAHPDQPITASQRWELIAASAAEVGPALFFSLLIITMSFIPVFSLEGREGKLFSPLAFTKTYTIAAAALLSVTLVPVLMGYLVRGRIPHEDANPINRVLIRSYRPLLEATLRRPWVAIALAVIALGLTAIPVSRLGGEFLPPLDEGDLLYMPTALPGISAEKASELLQQTDRLIKTVPEVATVFGKSGRADTATDPAPLEMFETTIQFKPRDQWRAGMTPEKLVDELDKTVKVPGLSNVWVPPIRNRLDMLSTGIKTPVGVKISGGDLGVIDRLATQVEATVKTVPGVSSALAERLNGGRYIDVDIDRLKAARYGLAIADIQSVVSSAVGGENVGEVIDGRQRFPINVRYPREVRDSLENLRRLPIVTERGAQIMLGDVAALKIADGPPMIRSENARLAGYVYVDIRDTDLQSAVRAMQRAVAEKVVLPPGYSIAWSGQFEYLERASAKLRTVIPVTLVIIFVLLFLTFNSAADALLLMSTVPFALVGGFWLIWALGHAVSVATAVGFIALAGVAAEFGVVMLLYLKRALDHRLHGGVVMTEALLIDAIREGAVLRVRPKAMTVAVVLAGLIPIMLGHGAGSEVMQRIAAPMVGGMVTAPLLSMFVIPAAWLLVKRRQLRHPLGTLVPSTQSGEIK from the coding sequence ATGATCGAACGACTGATTCGATGGTCGATCACGAACCGCTTCCTGGTCCTGCTGGCGACGCTTCTGATCACGGGCTGGGGCATGTATTCGGTCACGCAGACGCCGCTCGACGCGCTGCCCGATCTGTCCGATACCCAGGTCATCATAAAGGCGTCGTATCCCGGCAAGGCGCCGCAAGTGGTCGAAGACCAGGTGACGTATCCGCTGACCACGACGTTGCTCGGCGTGCCGGGTGCGAAGACGATTCGCGCATATTCGTCGTTTGGTGATGCGTTCGTGTACGTCCTCTTCGACGACAAGACCGATCAATATTGGGCGCGTTCACGCGTTCTCGAATACCTGAACCAGGTGCAAAGCCGGCTTCCACAAGGTGCGGCGGTTTCGCTGGGACCCGATGCAACCGGCGTAGGCTGGGTCTACGAATACGCGCTCATCGATAAAACCGGCAAGCACGATCTCGGTCAGCTTCGCGCGCTCAACGACTGGTTCCTCAAGTTCGAGCTGAAGGCGGTGCCGGACGTGTCGGAGGTGGCATCGATTGGCGGGATGGTGCGTCAGTATCAAGTCGTGCTCGACCCCGACAAACTTCGCGCTTATGGCATCACGCAAGAGACCGTCACCGACGCGCTGAAAAAAGCCAATCAGGAATCGGGCGGGTCTGTGATCGAGCTGGCCGAATCCGAATACATGGTGCGTTCATCGGGCTATCTTCATTCGCTCGATGACTTCCGCAACGTCGTACTGCGCACCAGTGATTCGGGCACGCCCGTATTGCTTGGCGACGTCGCGCGGATCCAGATCGGACCGGAGATGCGTCGCGGCATTGCTGAATTGAACGGTGAAGGGGAGGTCGCGGGCGGCGTGATCGTGATGCGTTCCGGCAAGAATGCGCTGACCACGATCGACGCCGTCAAGGCGAAACTCGATACGCTCAGGAAGTCGTTACCGGCAGGCGTCGAAGTGGTCACGACTTACGACCGATCGAAGCTGATAGAACGTGCCGTCGATAACCTGCGCGACAAGCTGATCGAAGAGTTCGTGATCGTCGGGCTGGTCTGCGCGCTGTTCCTGTTCCATTTGCGCAGCGCTTTTGTAGCGATTCTTTCGCTGCCGCTGGGTGTTTTGGCTGCGTTCATTGTGATGCGTTATCAGGGGGTCAATGCCAACCTGATGTCCCTCGGCGGCATTGCCATCGCGATTGGCGCGATGATCGATGCCGCCATCGTGATGATCGAAAACGCCCACAAGCATCTCGAAGCGCATGAGCACGCCCACCCGGATCAGCCGATCACCGCATCGCAGCGATGGGAACTGATCGCGGCATCGGCGGCAGAAGTCGGGCCCGCGTTGTTTTTTTCGCTGCTCATCATCACGATGTCGTTCATTCCCGTGTTCTCGCTCGAAGGCCGGGAGGGGAAGCTGTTTTCGCCGCTGGCGTTCACGAAGACGTACACCATCGCAGCGGCGGCGTTGTTGTCGGTCACGCTGGTTCCAGTGCTGATGGGATATCTCGTGCGCGGCCGCATTCCGCACGAGGACGCGAACCCGATCAACCGCGTGTTGATTCGTTCGTATCGGCCGTTGCTTGAGGCAACGTTGCGTCGTCCGTGGGTTGCGATCGCGCTTGCGGTGATCGCGCTTGGGCTGACGGCGATTCCAGTCTCGCGCTTAGGCGGGGAATTCTTGCCGCCGCTCGATGAAGGCGATCTGCTTTACATGCCCACCGCGTTGCCGGGGATATCGGCGGAAAAAGCGTCCGAGTTATTGCAGCAAACGGATCGCCTGATCAAGACCGTGCCCGAGGTTGCAACGGTGTTCGGCAAGTCGGGACGCGCCGATACCGCGACCGACCCCGCGCCGCTCGAAATGTTTGAGACCACGATCCAGTTCAAGCCGCGCGATCAATGGCGCGCGGGAATGACGCCGGAAAAACTCGTCGATGAGCTCGACAAGACGGTGAAGGTGCCGGGATTATCGAACGTATGGGTGCCGCCTATTCGCAACCGGCTGGACATGTTGTCGACGGGTATCAAGACGCCGGTCGGCGTAAAGATATCGGGCGGCGATCTCGGCGTGATCGACAGGCTCGCAACCCAAGTCGAGGCGACCGTGAAGACGGTGCCGGGCGTGTCGTCCGCGCTCGCCGAGCGTCTGAACGGCGGTCGTTATATCGATGTGGATATCGACCGCCTCAAGGCTGCGCGATACGGCCTTGCGATTGCCGATATCCAGTCGGTGGTGTCATCGGCGGTGGGTGGGGAAAATGTGGGCGAGGTGATTGACGGCCGGCAGCGCTTCCCTATCAACGTCCGCTATCCGCGCGAGGTTCGCGATTCACTGGAGAACTTGCGACGGCTTCCCATTGTCACAGAGCGCGGCGCGCAAATCATGCTCGGCGATGTCGCGGCGCTGAAGATCGCCGACGGGCCGCCCATGATTCGCAGCGAGAATGCGCGGCTTGCGGGCTATGTGTACGTCGATATCCGGGATACCGATCTGCAATCCGCAGTGAGGGCAATGCAGCGCGCTGTCGCCGAAAAGGTCGTGTTGCCGCCCGGTTATTCGATCGCGTGGTCGGGACAGTTCGAATATCTGGAGCGTGCATCGGCGAAACTTCGCACGGTAATTCCCGTCACGCTCGTGATCATCTTCGTGCTGCTGTTCCTGACTTTCAATTCCGCTGCTGATGCGTTGCTGCTGATGTCGACGGTGCCATTTGCGCTGGTCGGCGGGTTCTGGCTGATATGGGCTCTGGGTCATGCGGTTTCCGTCGCGACAGCTGTGGGTTTTATCGCGCTCGCCGGGGTCGCCGCCGAGTTTGGTGTGGTGATGCTGCTGTATCTCAAGCGGGCGCTCGATCATCGGCTTCATGGCGGAGTTGTGATGACCGAGGCGCTTCTGATCGATGCCATCCGCGAAGGCGCGGTGCTGCGCGTCCGGCCCAAGGCAATGACCGTTGCCGTCGTCCTTGCAGGGCTGATCCCCATCATGCTCGGCCACGGCGCGGGCTCGGAAGTCATGCAGCGCATTGCTGCACCCATGGTCGGCGGCATGGTCACAGCGCCGCTCTTGTCCATGTTCGTCATTCCCGCTGCATGGTTGCTCGTGAAGCGCCGGCAGTTGCGGCATCCCCTTGGCACGTTGGTGCCTTCTACTCAATCTGGAGAAATCAAATGA